The Brachionichthys hirsutus isolate HB-005 chromosome 3, CSIRO-AGI_Bhir_v1, whole genome shotgun sequence genome has a window encoding:
- the LOC137915369 gene encoding tumor necrosis factor receptor superfamily member 6B-like, which translates to MANITGSLAVHKVVVGGLLCERIFFPALILLSGASVLESLPTYEHRDHLTGETLTCTKCPPGTYMAAHCSATTDTKCAPCSEDHFTALWNYLPRCLYCSNFCSDNQEVESECSATGNRECRCKEGHYWIGHFCVRHAACAPGYGVKTAGTAQMNTVCERCAEGSFSSSSSALDPCVKHKECAAGEIALLNCSISHNTVCGTCDDVVNGGGTYRAFLFGLFHGREVRIPKMRRFVTRYIHKSRAGRRVRGKALSLQRGLFLDQIGSWLNQAPKKELKNLPEMLRVTGLCATAEKLQSRLREIGQQHPNCTLV; encoded by the exons ATGGCAAACATTACAGGATCCTTAGCCGTCCATAAGGTGGTGGTCGGTGGACTGCTGTGTGAGAGG ATTTTCTTCCCGGCTCTGATCCTCCTCTCCGGCGCTTCAGTGCTGGAATCCTTGCCCACATATGAGCACCGAGATCATTTGACTGGGGAAACCCTCACCTGTACCAAATGCCCACCTGGCACGTACATGGCCGCGCACTGCTCCGCCACGACGGACACCAAGTGTGCGCCATGCAGTGAAGACCACTTCACCGCTTTATGGAACTACCTGCCCAGGTGTCTGTACTGCAGCAACTTCTGCTCTGACAACCAGGAGGTAGAGAGCGAGTGCTCAGCGACAGGCAACAGGGAATGTCGATGCAAAGAGGGACACTACTGGATCGGCCATTTCTGCGTCAGACACGCAGCGTGTGCGCCCGGATACGGAGTCAAAACCGCAG GCACGGCGCAAATGAATACCGTTTGTGAAAGATGCGCTGAGGGTTCCTTCTCGAGCTCGTCTTCAGCGCTGGATCCTTGCGTTAAACACAAGGAATGCGCCGCCGGAGAGATCGCGCTCCTCAACTGCTCCATTTCCCACAACACGGTGTGTGGCACCTGCGACGACGTTGTAAACGGAG GTGGAACATACAGGGCATTCCTCTTTGGGCTCTTTCATGGGCGCGAAGTGCGTATTCCAAAAATGAGGAGATTCGTCACCAG GTATATTCATAAATCCAGAGCGGGCCGGCGCGTCAGGGGCAAAGCTCTCTCTTTACAGAGAGGCCTTTTTCTGGATCAAATTGGATCTTGGCTGAACCAGGCTCCAAAGAAGGAGCTGAAAAATCTGCCAGAAATGCTGAGGGTCACGGGGCTCTGCGCCACGGCAGAGAAGCTACAGAGCAGACTCAGAGAGATTGGGCAGCAACACCCAAACTGTACTTTAGTTTAA